The Armatimonadota bacterium genome includes the window GAACGGGTCGCGCTCAACGACCTCGGGCAATCCGCTGCGGCCGCGGCGTCGGCGCCGGCCAAGATCAAAGAGCCGCAGCGGTGACGCACAACCGACCATGGCGGATCAACCTCGCGCCATTCACCGCGCCCGTCAAGACCGGCTTCCGCGAGCTGTGGAGCCACAAGCTGCGGTCACTGCTGACGATGCTCGGCATGATCTTCGGGGTGGCGGCGGTGATCGCCATGGTCTCCATCGGTGAAGGCGCGCGGCAGGAGACTCTGCGGCAGATCCAGCAGCTGGGCATAGACACCCTGCAGGTGCGGCGAGTGGCGCTGGTGGGCGAGATGCAGAACGAGGCGGCGAAGAAGTCGCCCTACGGCCTGAGCTACGGCGATGCGCTGGTGCTGGGCGAGCTATGCGATTTCGCGCAGCGGGTGGTGCCGTCATGCCGCATCTTCGGCGCGGTCTCGGCCGGCGGCAAGACGGTTGACGCGCGCGTCTTCGGCACCGCCCCGGGCTATCTCGAGACATCGCACCTCGACGTCAGAGAGGGGCGCTTCATAGATGACGAGGACGTCGCGCGCCGCGCCCACGTTTGCGTCCTGGGGGCCGAGGTCAAGCGCGACGCCTTCGCCTTTGAGAGCCCGGTCGGCAAGTTCGTCAAGATCGGCATGAGCAACTTCCGCGTCATCGGCGTCATGAAGGAGCGCGTGCTCGAGACCGCGGACACGACCTTCACCCTGCGCGACCTCAACCAGGATGTCTATATCCCCATCACTGTCGCCATGGAAGACTTCCAGCTCTACATGGAGAAGGCGATCCCCATGAACCCGGAGGCGGTGATGGGGCTCGTCAACTCGATGTTCGAGCGGCCGCCGCTCAACCGCCGCCCCATCAGCGAGATCGCGGTGCAGGTGCGCGACCCCGACCGCACGGTGCCGGCGGCGCAGGTGGTCAAGCGCATCATCGAGCAGCGCCACGGCGGAGTCGCCGACTTCGAGATCATCATCCCCATCGAGCTTCTGCGCCAGCGCCAGCAGACCCAGAACATCTTCAACGTCGTGATGGGGGCGATCGCCAGCATCTCGCTGCTGGTCGGCGGCATCGGCATCATGAACATCATGCTCGCCACCGTCACTCAGCGCGCGCGTGAGATCGGCGTGCGCCGATGCATCGGCGCCAAGCGCGGCGACATCGTGCGCCAGTTCCTCGTCG containing:
- a CDS encoding ABC transporter permease, whose translation is MTHNRPWRINLAPFTAPVKTGFRELWSHKLRSLLTMLGMIFGVAAVIAMVSIGEGARQETLRQIQQLGIDTLQVRRVALVGEMQNEAAKKSPYGLSYGDALVLGELCDFAQRVVPSCRIFGAVSAGGKTVDARVFGTAPGYLETSHLDVREGRFIDDEDVARRAHVCVLGAEVKRDAFAFESPVGKFVKIGMSNFRVIGVMKERVLETADTTFTLRDLNQDVYIPITVAMEDFQLYMEKAIPMNPEAVMGLVNSMFERPPLNRRPISEIAVQVRDPDRTVPAAQVVKRIIEQRHGGVADFEIIIPIELLRQRQQTQNIFNVVMGAIASISLLVGGIGIMNIMLATVTQRAREIGVRRCIGAKRGDIVRQFLVECLVITMIGGLIGVGGGIGAAQAISHFAGWRTVVAGAAVALSLGVSVSVGLIFGLYPAIRASLIEPMEALRGE